From the genome of Gracilinanus agilis isolate LMUSP501 chromosome 2, AgileGrace, whole genome shotgun sequence, one region includes:
- the LOC123233302 gene encoding olfactory receptor 1030-like → MERPNLTSVTEFILLGLSSRPELQVHLFLLFFMIYLMILLGNLLIVLLTMRDSRLHTPMYFFLTNLSIIEVCFTTCAFPQMLVHFLAKKKSISYSFCVIQFYTFLSFGIAECYILSVMAYDRYVAIRDPLRYTVIMNWGVCGRLAAASWLGGFVFSAVDTITTFQLSFCRDNVINHFVCEMPALLHLSCSDTTQAELVMHVLCIFTLFCPITLVIISYAQIIVAVLRVRSAQGRRKAFSTCSSHLLVVTLFYGTIISLYTKPRSLSSPEYNKIVSVFYAAFTPTLNPLIYSLRNKEVKMAFRRLLGKSEGA, encoded by the coding sequence ATGGAACGTCCCAACCTCACCTCAGTGACTGAGTTCATTCTCCTTGGCCTCTCCAGCCGGCCTGAGCTGCAGGtgcatctcttcctcctcttcttcatgaTCTACCTGATGATCTTGCTGGGGAACCTGCTCATTGTGTTGCTGACAATGAGGGATTCACGACTCCACACACCTATGTACTTCTTCCTCACTAATTTGTCCATTATAGAGGTCTGTTTTACAACCTGTGCATTTCCACAGATGCTGGTAcacttcttggcaaagaaaaagtCCATCTCTTACTCCTTCTGTGTCATCCAATTCTACACATTCTTATCCTTTGGCATTGCAGAGTGTTATATCCTGTCAGTGATGGCCTATGACCGCTATGTTGCTATTCGAGACCCCTTAAGGTACACAGTCATAATGAACTGGGGTGTATGTGGGAGACTGGCTGCTGCATCATGGTTGGGTGGCTTTGTGTTTTCTGCAGTGGACACAATAACCACGTTTCAGCTCTCATTCTGTCGGGATAATGTTATCAATCATTTTGTGTGTGAAATGCCTGCCCTACTGCACCTCTCGTGTAGTGATACAACCCAAGCAGAGTTGGTCATGCATGTTCTCTGTATCTTTACCCTTTTTTGCCCTATCACACTTGTCATCATTTCCTATGCACAGATCATTGTTGCTGTTCTGCGTGTTCGTTCTGCTCAGGGACGCAGAAAAGCCTTCTCTACTTGCTCTTCCCATCTTCTGGTTGTCACCCTATTTTATGGCACTATAATTTCTCTTTACACGAAGCCTCGATCTCTTTCTTCTCCAGAATACAATAAAATTGTTTCTGTGTTTTATGCGGCTTTTACACCTACCCTCAACCCTCTCATTTATAGCTTGAGGAACAAGGAGGTGAAAATGGCCTTCAGAAGGCTTTTGGGGAAATCTGAAGGTGCTTAA
- the LOC123233303 gene encoding olfactory receptor 2F1-like: protein MESSNLTSVTEFILLGLSSRPELQVYLFFFFLMVYLMILLANLLIVLLILVDSCLHTPMYFFLTHLSILEVSYTSCVIPQMLGHFLAERKSISFSRCALQFYTFLFFGIAECYILSVMAYDRYVAIRDPLRYSIIMNWRVCGGLAAGCWLGGFIASTVDTAATFQLLFCRENVINHFMCEMPALLHLSCTDTSHVEMVMNILCIFTLLSPVTFITFSYIHIIYVVLHIQSAQGRRKAFSTCSSHLLVVMIFYGTVLSLYIRPQSLSSPKYDKIISIFYVAFTPIFNPLIYSLRNNEVKMALRKVLGKSRNT, encoded by the coding sequence atggaaagcagcAACCTCACTTCAGTCACTGAGTTTATCCTGCTTGGCCTTTCCAGCAGACCTGAGCTCCAGGTgtacctcttcttcttcttcctcatggTCTACCTGATGATCTTGCTGGCAAACCTGCTCATTGTCTTGTTGATATTAGTGGATTCGTGCCTTCACACCCCCATGTATTTCTTCCTCACCCATCTGTCCATTCTAGAAGTCTCTTACACATCCTGTGTGATTCCACAGATGCTGGGACACTTCTTGGCAGAGAGAAAGTCCATCTCTTTCTCCCGTTGTGCCCTACAGTTCTATACGTTCCTCTTTTTTGGCATTGCAGAGTGCTACATCCTCTCAGTGATGGCCTATGACCGCTATGTAGCCATCCGGGATCCCTTAAGGTACTCCATCATCATGAACTGGAGAGTCTGTGGAGGGCTGGCAGCTGGCTGCTGGCTGGGTGGCTTTATAGCATCCACAGTGGACACAGCTGCCACATTCCAGCTTTTATTCTGCCGGGAAAATGTCATCAATCATTTCATGTGTGAAATGCCTGCCCTGCTACACCTCTCCTGTACAGATACTTCCCATGTAGAGATGGTTATGAATATCCTCTGTATCTTTACCCTCTTAAGTCCTGTTACATTCATCACCTTCTCATATATCCACATTATTTATGTTGTCCTGCACATTCAATCTGCCCAGGGACGCAGAAAAGCCTTTTCCACTTGTTCTTCCCACCTTCTGGTTGTCATGATATTTTATGGTACTGTACTATCACTCTATATTAGACCTCAATCACTCTCTTCCCCGAAGtatgataaaataatttctatattttatgtGGCCTTCACACCTATATTTAATCCTCTCATCTACAGCCTGAGGAATAATGAGGTAAAAATGGCCCTAAGAAAAGTCTTGGGGAAAAGCAGAAATACATAA